One stretch of Pararhizobium qamdonense DNA includes these proteins:
- the sucC gene encoding ADP-forming succinate--CoA ligase subunit beta, which translates to MNIHEYQAKALLKTFGAPVAEGVAIFSADEAEAAAKSLPGPLYVVKSQIHAGGRGKGKFKELGPDAKGGVRLAFSIDEAKAHAKEMMGNTLVTAQTGEAGKQVNRLYIEDGADIARELYLSLLVDRSVGRVAFVVSTEGGMDIEAVAHDTPEKIHTIAIDPETGVTDADVAAISKALELSGAAAEDAKSLFPILYKAFNEKDMALLEVNPLIVMKNDHLRVLDAKMSFDGNAIFRHDDVKALRDETEEDAKEIEASKWDLAYVALDGNIGCMVNGAGLAMATMDIIKLYGKEPANFCDVGGGAGKEKVAAAFKIITADPKVEGILVNIFGGIMKCDVIAEGVVAAVQEVGLKVPLVVRLEGTNVELGKKILNESGLAITAADDLDDAAKKIVAAINA; encoded by the coding sequence ATGAACATTCATGAATATCAAGCCAAGGCTCTGTTGAAGACCTTTGGCGCACCGGTTGCGGAAGGTGTCGCCATCTTCTCGGCGGATGAAGCAGAAGCGGCTGCAAAGTCGCTTCCAGGCCCGCTCTACGTGGTCAAGAGCCAGATCCATGCGGGCGGCCGCGGCAAGGGCAAGTTCAAGGAACTCGGCCCGGATGCCAAGGGCGGCGTTCGCCTGGCGTTTTCCATCGACGAAGCCAAGGCGCATGCCAAGGAAATGATGGGCAACACGCTGGTGACAGCGCAGACCGGCGAAGCCGGCAAGCAGGTCAACCGTCTCTATATTGAAGACGGCGCCGACATTGCCCGCGAGCTTTACCTCTCGCTGCTCGTCGACCGCTCGGTCGGCCGCGTTGCCTTCGTGGTGTCCACCGAAGGCGGCATGGACATCGAGGCTGTCGCCCATGACACGCCCGAGAAGATCCACACCATCGCCATCGATCCGGAAACGGGCGTGACGGATGCGGACGTTGCCGCGATCTCCAAGGCTCTGGAGCTTTCGGGCGCTGCTGCCGAAGATGCCAAGTCGCTGTTCCCGATCCTCTACAAGGCCTTCAACGAGAAGGACATGGCGCTGCTCGAGGTCAACCCGCTGATCGTCATGAAGAACGATCATCTGCGTGTTCTCGATGCCAAGATGTCGTTCGACGGCAATGCGATCTTCCGTCACGACGACGTCAAGGCGCTGCGCGACGAGACCGAAGAGGATGCCAAGGAAATCGAGGCCTCGAAGTGGGATCTCGCCTATGTGGCGCTCGATGGCAATATCGGCTGCATGGTCAATGGCGCAGGTCTTGCCATGGCGACGATGGACATCATCAAGCTTTACGGCAAGGAGCCGGCAAACTTCTGCGACGTCGGCGGTGGCGCCGGCAAGGAGAAGGTGGCTGCGGCCTTCAAGATCATCACGGCCGACCCCAAGGTCGAAGGCATTCTCGTCAACATCTTCGGCGGCATCATGAAATGTGACGTCATTGCCGAAGGCGTCGTCGCTGCCGTGCAGGAAGTCGGCCTCAAGGTTCCGCTCGTCGTGCGGCTTGAAGGCACCAATGTCGAGCTCGGCAAGAAGATCCTGAATGAATCGGGTCTCGCGATCACGGCGGCAGACGACTTGGACGATGCGGCCAAGAAGATCGTCGCTGCGATCAACGCCTAA
- the odhB gene encoding 2-oxoglutarate dehydrogenase complex dihydrolipoyllysine-residue succinyltransferase, with translation MATEIRVPTLGESVSEATIGTWFKKVGDTVKADEPLLELETDKVTIEVPSPAAGVLSEIVAAAGETVGLGALLGNITAGAAGAAPAAPAAAEKKAAEPAPAAPAAAAAAPAATPAASAMPAAPAAAKMLAENNLSAEQVDGSGKRGQVLKGDVIAAVAKGISAPAAVSEPVKAVTRGPSAAEDAPREERVKMTRLRQTIAKRLKDAQNTAAMLTTYNEVDMSAVMSLRTKYKDIFEKKHGVKLGFMGFFTKAVTHALKEIPSVNAEIDGTDIIYKNFCHIGMAVGTDKGLVVPVIRDADTLSIAEVEKDLGRLAKLARDGALSMADMQGGTFTITNGGVYGSLMSSPILNAPQSGILGMHKIQDRPVVVGGQIVIRPMMYLALSYDHRIVDGKEAVTFLVRVKESLEDPERLVLDL, from the coding sequence ATGGCCACAGAAATCCGCGTTCCCACTCTGGGCGAATCCGTCAGCGAAGCCACCATCGGCACCTGGTTCAAGAAGGTCGGCGATACCGTCAAGGCCGATGAGCCGCTGCTTGAACTCGAAACCGACAAGGTCACGATCGAAGTGCCGTCACCTGCCGCCGGCGTATTGTCGGAAATCGTGGCTGCCGCCGGCGAGACCGTCGGCCTCGGCGCACTGCTCGGCAACATCACCGCAGGTGCGGCGGGTGCTGCACCCGCAGCGCCTGCTGCGGCTGAAAAGAAGGCGGCCGAGCCGGCGCCTGCCGCGCCCGCAGCCGCTGCTGCGGCACCCGCCGCAACGCCTGCCGCTTCTGCCATGCCGGCAGCACCGGCTGCTGCCAAGATGCTGGCAGAAAACAACCTTTCGGCTGAACAGGTCGATGGTTCGGGCAAGCGTGGCCAGGTTCTGAAGGGCGATGTCATCGCCGCCGTTGCCAAGGGCATTTCGGCACCTGCAGCCGTGTCCGAGCCGGTCAAGGCCGTGACGCGCGGCCCTTCGGCTGCCGAGGACGCACCGCGCGAAGAGCGCGTCAAGATGACCCGTCTGCGCCAGACGATTGCCAAGCGCCTCAAGGACGCACAGAACACGGCTGCGATGCTCACCACCTATAACGAGGTGGACATGAGCGCCGTCATGAGCCTGCGCACCAAGTACAAGGACATTTTCGAGAAGAAGCACGGCGTCAAGCTCGGCTTCATGGGCTTCTTCACCAAGGCGGTGACGCATGCCCTGAAGGAAATTCCCTCCGTCAACGCCGAGATCGACGGCACCGACATCATCTACAAGAACTTCTGCCATATCGGCATGGCCGTCGGCACCGACAAGGGCCTCGTCGTTCCCGTCATCCGCGATGCCGACACGTTGTCGATCGCCGAAGTCGAGAAGGATCTCGGCCGTCTCGCCAAGCTTGCCCGCGATGGTGCGCTCTCCATGGCCGACATGCAGGGCGGCACGTTCACCATCACCAATGGCGGCGTCTACGGTTCGCTGATGTCCTCGCCGATCCTGAATGCGCCGCAGTCGGGCATTCTCGGCATGCACAAGATCCAGGACCGCCCGGTCGTGGTCGGCGGTCAGATCGTCATCCGTCCGATGATGTATCTGGCGCTCTCCTACGATCACCGGATCGTCGACGGCAAGGAAGCCGTGACCTTCCTGGTGCGCGTCAAGGAAAGCCTGGAAGATCCGGAACGTCTCGTTCTCGATCTGTAA
- a CDS encoding LysE family transporter: MHPYLFELASLMAIFSFAIVSPGADLAMVMRQSIVNGRRSAVITSFGVGTSLMFHVTYTILGLGLLISQSIYLFNIVKWCGVAYLLYIGIKSLRAGKTDMTTQADGIAASEKRQSGLKAFGLGFAANALNPKPVFFFLSIFSTVVSAHTPIMVKFGYGLVMASCLILWFVGVSLFMTTPKMRAAFSRASQWINRASGLVFIALGLKLATEKAA; encoded by the coding sequence GTGCATCCCTATCTGTTCGAACTTGCTTCCCTGATGGCGATTTTCTCCTTCGCCATTGTCTCGCCCGGTGCCGATCTTGCCATGGTCATGCGGCAGTCGATCGTCAACGGCCGCCGCTCCGCCGTCATCACGTCTTTTGGCGTCGGCACGTCGCTGATGTTTCATGTGACCTATACGATCCTCGGGCTCGGGCTGTTGATCTCGCAGTCGATCTACCTGTTCAACATCGTCAAATGGTGCGGTGTCGCCTATCTTCTTTATATAGGCATCAAGTCTCTGCGCGCCGGCAAGACCGACATGACCACGCAGGCTGACGGCATTGCGGCCAGCGAAAAGCGTCAATCCGGACTGAAAGCCTTTGGTCTCGGCTTTGCCGCCAATGCGCTCAATCCGAAGCCTGTGTTCTTCTTCCTGTCGATCTTTTCAACGGTGGTCAGTGCCCACACGCCGATCATGGTCAAGTTCGGCTATGGCCTGGTGATGGCGAGCTGCCTGATCCTCTGGTTCGTGGGCGTCAGCCTGTTCATGACGACGCCGAAGATGCGCGCCGCGTTTTCGCGCGCCAGCCAATGGATCAATCGCGCCAGCGGTCTGGTCTTCATTGCGCTCGGCTTGAAGCTCGCCACCGAAAAGGCAGCCTGA
- the zapE gene encoding cell division protein ZapE, whose translation MIAAGTLTRDPAQLVIAKRLDHLSSELAASRAQRKSNALGWLFASRKTEQPPLKGLYLYGGVGRGKTMLMDLFFETVPIQRKRRAHFHEFMADVHERIFKHRQKLKNGETRQADPMPPVAAEILSEARLLCFDEFSVTDIADAMILSRLFGELFSKGCVLVATSNVEPGNLYKDGLNRGLFLPFIDLLKAHANIVPLDTATDYRLAKIEGLPVWSSPLGPQADAELDNAWKLATAGLTVNSAEVAFKGRKIVVPKAAGECARFSFADLCEKPLGAADYLAILSQYRTIFVEHIPHLGPERRNETKRFIMLIDTIYDHSARLFASAAAAPVDLLTAKKGTEGFEFDRTVSRLIELQSKEYAANHDGNSAVL comes from the coding sequence ATGATCGCGGCGGGAACGCTGACCCGTGACCCGGCGCAACTCGTCATCGCCAAGCGGCTCGATCACCTCTCCTCGGAACTGGCCGCCAGCCGCGCCCAGCGCAAGTCGAATGCGCTCGGCTGGCTGTTCGCCTCGCGCAAGACCGAGCAGCCGCCGCTGAAGGGGCTTTATCTCTATGGCGGCGTCGGGCGTGGCAAGACCATGCTGATGGACCTGTTTTTCGAGACGGTGCCGATCCAGCGCAAGCGGCGGGCGCATTTCCATGAATTCATGGCCGATGTGCACGAGCGCATCTTCAAGCACCGGCAGAAGTTGAAGAACGGCGAAACGCGCCAGGCCGATCCGATGCCACCCGTGGCGGCGGAAATCCTGTCGGAGGCCCGTCTTCTGTGCTTCGACGAATTCTCTGTCACCGACATCGCCGATGCGATGATCCTGTCGCGGCTGTTCGGTGAGCTGTTTTCCAAGGGCTGCGTGCTGGTGGCGACATCCAATGTCGAGCCGGGCAATCTCTACAAGGATGGGCTTAATCGCGGGTTGTTCCTACCGTTCATCGACCTTTTGAAGGCGCATGCGAACATCGTGCCGCTGGATACGGCGACGGATTACCGGCTGGCGAAGATCGAGGGCCTGCCGGTCTGGTCTTCGCCGCTCGGGCCGCAGGCTGACGCCGAGCTCGACAATGCCTGGAAGCTGGCAACGGCCGGGCTGACGGTCAATTCCGCTGAAGTTGCCTTCAAGGGCCGAAAGATCGTCGTTCCCAAGGCTGCCGGCGAATGCGCGCGGTTTTCCTTTGCCGATCTCTGCGAAAAGCCGCTCGGGGCTGCGGATTATCTCGCCATTCTCTCGCAGTACCGGACGATCTTTGTCGAGCATATCCCGCATCTGGGGCCGGAGCGGCGCAATGAGACCAAGCGCTTCATCATGCTGATCGACACGATCTACGATCACAGCGCGCGGCTATTTGCCTCCGCAGCGGCGGCGCCGGTCGATCTGCTGACGGCAAAAAAAGGCACCGAAGGGTTCGAGTTTGACCGCACGGTATCGCGCCTGATCGAGCTTCAGAGCAAGGAATATGCCGCAAACCATGACGGCAATTCTGCTGTTTTGTGA
- the mdh gene encoding malate dehydrogenase, with amino-acid sequence MARNKIALIGSGMIGGTLAHLAGLKELGDIVLFDIADGIPQGKGLDIAQSSPVEGFNANLTGASDYSAIEGADVCIVTAGVARKPGMSRDDLLGINLKVMEQVGAGIKKYAPNAFVICITNPLDAMVWALQKFSGLPKNMVVGMAGVLDSSRFRLFLSQEFNVSVQDVTAFVLGGHGDTMVPLARYSTVGGIPLTDLVKMGWVTKERLEEIIQRTRDGGAEIVGLLKTGSAYYAPAASAIEMAESFLKDKKRVLPAAAYLSGQYGVKDMYVGVPTIIGAGGIERIIEVEFNKAEQEAFEKSVASVASLCEACVAIAPSLK; translated from the coding sequence ATGGCGCGCAACAAGATCGCACTTATTGGTTCTGGAATGATTGGTGGCACGCTGGCGCATCTCGCCGGCCTGAAAGAACTGGGCGACATCGTCCTGTTCGACATTGCCGACGGCATTCCGCAGGGCAAGGGTCTCGATATCGCTCAGTCCTCTCCCGTCGAAGGCTTCAATGCCAATCTCACGGGTGCCAGCGACTATTCCGCAATCGAAGGTGCGGATGTCTGCATCGTCACCGCCGGCGTTGCCCGCAAGCCCGGCATGAGCCGCGACGATCTGCTCGGCATCAACCTCAAGGTCATGGAACAGGTCGGCGCCGGTATCAAGAAATATGCCCCGAACGCCTTCGTCATCTGCATCACCAACCCGCTCGACGCGATGGTCTGGGCGCTGCAGAAGTTCTCCGGCCTGCCGAAGAATATGGTCGTCGGCATGGCCGGCGTGCTCGATAGCTCGCGTTTCCGCCTGTTCCTGAGCCAAGAATTCAACGTGTCCGTCCAGGACGTGACTGCCTTTGTTCTCGGCGGCCATGGCGACACGATGGTGCCGCTCGCCCGTTACTCGACCGTTGGCGGCATTCCGTTGACCGATCTGGTCAAGATGGGCTGGGTCACCAAGGAGCGCCTGGAAGAGATCATCCAGCGCACCCGCGACGGCGGCGCAGAAATCGTCGGTCTCCTGAAGACCGGTTCGGCCTACTACGCTCCGGCCGCATCGGCGATCGAAATGGCTGAATCCTTCCTCAAGGACAAGAAGCGCGTGCTTCCGGCGGCCGCCTATCTGTCGGGCCAGTACGGCGTCAAGGACATGTATGTCGGCGTTCCGACGATCATCGGTGCCGGCGGCATCGAGCGCATCATCGAAGTCGAATTCAACAAGGCCGAGCAGGAAGCCTTCGAAAAGTCGGTCGCTTCGGTGGCAAGCCTTTGCGAAGCCTGCGTCGCCATCGCTCCGAGCCTCAAGTAA
- a CDS encoding protease inhibitor Inh/omp19 family protein, protein MRTIHAVAGLAVVLALAGCQRTSTSDFGGNPVSPAPLQAQPVPTVSSGQLAAPGDTSQFPAAPVSGTAAVGGVTTPGGTEVAAATNALDVTKESMVGNWRVANGGSSCDMFLTLTNLGSGSRGGTRGCAGELTAMGSWEVAGKQVVLKDRNGNPLARLFKTADARFDGSTNGGQPVSLSR, encoded by the coding sequence ATGCGGACAATACATGCGGTGGCGGGACTGGCCGTGGTGCTGGCGCTGGCTGGATGTCAGAGAACGTCCACGAGCGATTTCGGTGGAAACCCCGTTTCGCCGGCTCCCCTGCAGGCGCAGCCCGTGCCGACGGTGTCGTCGGGCCAGCTGGCTGCACCCGGCGATACATCGCAGTTTCCGGCAGCGCCCGTCAGCGGCACGGCTGCGGTCGGTGGTGTTACGACACCTGGCGGCACCGAGGTTGCAGCGGCGACCAATGCGCTTGATGTGACCAAGGAATCGATGGTCGGCAACTGGCGTGTGGCGAACGGCGGCAGTTCCTGCGACATGTTCCTGACGCTCACCAATCTCGGCAGCGGCTCGCGCGGCGGCACGCGCGGTTGCGCTGGCGAACTGACGGCAATGGGCTCCTGGGAAGTGGCCGGCAAGCAGGTCGTGCTGAAGGACCGCAACGGCAATCCGCTCGCCCGCCTGTTCAAGACGGCCGATGCCCGCTTTGACGGCTCGACGAATGGCGGCCAGCCGGTCAGCCTCAGCCGTTAA
- a CDS encoding MAPEG family protein, with the protein MDAAVLAVSPFITLLAWSVVLLLVHIGLQSIPATLELGSSWNAGPRDDGQKPSGVFAGRAERAFANFRETYPAFIGLAVSLAITGDLSGWGLVGAWLWLVCRIVYIPLYLAGIPYIRSLVWVGSLIGLLVMTAVLIF; encoded by the coding sequence ATGGACGCAGCAGTTCTGGCCGTATCGCCTTTCATCACGCTTCTCGCCTGGAGCGTAGTGCTGCTTTTGGTCCATATCGGGCTGCAGAGCATTCCTGCCACGCTGGAGCTGGGCTCGTCCTGGAACGCTGGCCCGCGTGACGACGGGCAAAAGCCGTCCGGCGTGTTTGCCGGCCGTGCGGAACGGGCCTTCGCCAATTTCCGCGAAACCTACCCGGCCTTTATCGGTCTTGCCGTGTCGCTGGCGATTACCGGCGATCTCAGCGGCTGGGGCCTGGTTGGCGCGTGGCTGTGGCTCGTCTGCCGGATCGTCTATATCCCGCTCTACCTGGCAGGCATTCCCTATATCCGCTCGCTCGTCTGGGTTGGATCGTTGATCGGCTTGCTCGTCATGACGGCCGTGCTTATCTTCTGA
- a CDS encoding 2-oxoglutarate dehydrogenase E1 component yields the protein MARQEANEQFQLTSFLDGANAGYIDQLYARYENDPSSVSGEWQSFFKALQEQPEDVIKAAKGASWKKPNWPIPASGDLVSALDGDWGTVEKVIEKKVQAKAEAKAVETGVAAAPADVHQSTRDSVRAIMLIRAYRMRGHLHAKLDPLAIAAPVDDYHELSPSNYGFGPEDMDRPIFIDNVLGLEYATLREIVDILERTYCSTLGVEFMHISDPEIKGWIQERIEGADKGVDFTPEGKKAILQKLIEAEGFEQFIDVKYKGTKRFGLDGGESLIPALEQIIKRGGQEGLKEIILGMAHRGRLNVLTNVMGKPHRAVFHEFKGGSAAPDDVEGSGDVKYHLGASSDREFDGNKVHLSLTANPSHLEIVNPVVMGKARAKQDQMAKIFEGDVIPLSERAQVMPLLLHGDAAFAGQGVTAEILGLSGLRGHRVAGTVHFIINNQIGFTTNPAFSRSSPYPSDVAKMIEAPIFHVNGDDPEAVVYAAKIATEYRMKYHKPVVVDMFCYRRFGHNEGDEPSFTQPKMYKVIRAHKTVVQIYGERLIAEGLISEGELEKMRADWRARLEQEFEAGQSYKPNKADWLDGVWSGLRAADNQDEQRRGKTSVPMKVLKDVGRKLSEVPAGFAAHKTIQRFMDGRANMIQTGEGIDWAMAEALAFGTLCVEGTKIRLSGQDCERGTFSQRHSVLYDQETEERYIPLANLSPAQARYEVINSMLSEEAVLGFEYGYSLARPNALTLWEAQFGDFANGAQVVFDQFISSGERKWLRMSGLVCLLPHGYEGQGPEHSSARLERWLQMCAEDNMQVANVTTPANYFHILRRQTKRDFRKPLIMMTPKSLLRHKRAVSSLSEMAGETSFHRLLWDDAEVIKDGPIKLQKDAKIRRVVLCTGKVYYDLLEEREKRGIDDVYLLRVEQLYPFPAKALINELSRFRHAEMVWCQEEPKNMGAWSFIDPYLEWVLAHIDAKYQRVRYTGRPAAASPATGLMSKHLAQLAAFLEDALGG from the coding sequence ATGGCACGGCAAGAAGCCAACGAGCAATTTCAGCTGACTTCGTTCCTTGATGGAGCGAATGCCGGCTATATCGATCAGCTCTATGCGCGCTACGAAAACGATCCGTCGTCGGTCTCCGGCGAGTGGCAGTCGTTCTTCAAGGCGCTGCAGGAGCAGCCGGAAGACGTGATCAAGGCCGCCAAGGGCGCTTCCTGGAAGAAGCCCAACTGGCCGATCCCGGCGAGCGGCGACCTGGTCTCGGCGCTGGACGGCGACTGGGGTACGGTCGAAAAGGTCATCGAAAAGAAGGTGCAGGCGAAGGCAGAAGCCAAGGCCGTCGAAACCGGCGTTGCCGCAGCACCCGCCGACGTACACCAATCGACCCGCGACAGCGTGCGCGCGATCATGCTGATCCGCGCCTACCGCATGCGCGGCCATCTGCATGCCAAGCTCGACCCGCTGGCGATTGCCGCTCCGGTCGACGATTATCATGAGCTGTCGCCGTCCAACTACGGTTTCGGCCCGGAAGACATGGACCGCCCGATCTTCATCGACAACGTGCTGGGCCTGGAATATGCCACCCTGCGCGAGATCGTCGATATTCTCGAGCGCACCTATTGCTCGACGCTCGGCGTCGAGTTCATGCATATTTCCGATCCGGAAATCAAAGGCTGGATCCAGGAGCGCATCGAAGGTGCGGACAAGGGTGTCGATTTCACGCCGGAAGGCAAGAAGGCCATCCTGCAGAAGCTGATCGAGGCCGAAGGTTTCGAGCAGTTCATCGACGTCAAGTACAAGGGCACCAAGCGCTTCGGCCTCGATGGCGGCGAATCGCTGATCCCGGCGCTCGAGCAGATCATCAAGCGCGGCGGCCAGGAAGGCCTGAAGGAAATCATCCTCGGCATGGCCCATCGCGGCCGTCTGAACGTCTTGACCAACGTCATGGGCAAGCCGCACCGGGCGGTGTTCCATGAGTTCAAGGGCGGCTCGGCTGCTCCCGACGATGTCGAAGGCTCCGGCGACGTGAAATACCATCTGGGTGCTTCGTCAGACCGCGAGTTCGACGGCAACAAGGTGCATCTGTCGCTGACGGCCAACCCGTCGCATCTGGAAATCGTCAATCCTGTCGTCATGGGCAAGGCCCGCGCCAAGCAGGACCAGATGGCCAAGATCTTCGAAGGCGACGTCATTCCGTTGTCCGAGCGGGCGCAGGTCATGCCGCTTCTGCTGCATGGCGACGCGGCCTTCGCCGGCCAGGGTGTCACGGCTGAAATTCTCGGCCTGTCGGGTCTGCGCGGCCACCGCGTCGCCGGCACTGTGCATTTCATCATCAACAACCAGATCGGTTTCACCACCAATCCGGCGTTTTCGCGCTCGTCGCCCTATCCGTCCGACGTTGCCAAGATGATCGAAGCGCCGATCTTCCACGTCAATGGCGACGATCCGGAAGCGGTTGTCTATGCCGCCAAGATCGCCACCGAATACCGGATGAAGTATCACAAGCCTGTCGTCGTCGACATGTTCTGCTACCGCCGTTTCGGCCATAACGAGGGTGATGAGCCGTCGTTCACGCAGCCGAAGATGTACAAGGTGATCCGCGCCCACAAGACGGTCGTGCAGATCTATGGCGAACGCTTGATCGCAGAAGGCCTGATCTCCGAAGGCGAACTGGAAAAGATGCGTGCCGACTGGCGTGCGCGTCTGGAGCAGGAATTTGAGGCCGGACAGTCCTACAAGCCCAACAAGGCCGACTGGCTTGATGGCGTCTGGTCGGGGCTTCGCGCTGCCGACAACCAGGATGAGCAGCGCCGCGGCAAGACCTCGGTGCCGATGAAGGTGCTGAAGGATGTCGGCCGCAAGCTGTCGGAAGTTCCGGCCGGCTTTGCCGCCCACAAGACCATCCAGCGCTTCATGGACGGCCGCGCCAACATGATCCAGACCGGTGAAGGCATCGACTGGGCGATGGCGGAAGCACTCGCATTCGGCACGCTCTGCGTCGAAGGCACCAAGATCCGCCTGTCGGGCCAGGATTGCGAACGCGGCACGTTCTCGCAGCGCCATTCGGTTCTCTACGATCAGGAAACCGAAGAACGCTACATCCCGCTCGCCAACCTCTCGCCGGCCCAGGCCCGTTACGAAGTCATCAACTCGATGCTTTCGGAAGAGGCGGTGCTTGGCTTCGAATACGGCTATTCGCTGGCGCGCCCGAATGCGCTGACGCTCTGGGAAGCCCAGTTCGGGGACTTCGCCAATGGTGCACAGGTCGTGTTCGACCAGTTCATCTCGTCGGGCGAACGCAAGTGGCTGCGCATGTCGGGCCTCGTCTGCCTGCTGCCGCACGGCTACGAAGGCCAGGGTCCGGAACATTCCTCGGCCCGGCTCGAACGCTGGCTGCAGATGTGCGCCGAAGACAATATGCAGGTGGCCAACGTCACGACGCCGGCCAACTATTTCCACATCCTGCGCCGTCAGACGAAACGCGACTTCCGCAAGCCGCTGATCATGATGACGCCGAAGTCGCTGCTGCGCCACAAGCGCGCTGTCTCTTCGCTGTCGGAAATGGCCGGCGAGACCTCGTTCCACCGTCTGCTTTGGGACGATGCCGAGGTCATCAAGGATGGTCCGATCAAGCTGCAGAAGGACGCCAAGATCCGTCGCGTCGTGCTGTGCACCGGCAAGGTCTATTACGATCTGCTGGAAGAGCGCGAAAAGCGCGGCATCGACGATGTCTATCTGCTGCGCGTCGAACAGCTCTATCCGTTCCCGGCCAAGGCGCTCATCAACGAACTCTCGCGCTTCCGCCATGCCGAAATGGTCTGGTGCCAGGAAGAGCCTAAGAACATGGGCGCCTGGTCGTTCATCGACCCCTATCTGGAATGGGTGCTTGCCCATATCGATGCCAAGTACCAGCGGGTGCGCTATACCGGCCGTCCGGCCGCTGCCTCGCCGGCAACGGGCCTGATGTCCAAGCATCTCGCCCAGCTTGCCGCATTCCTCGAAGACGCGCTTGGCGGCTGA
- the sucD gene encoding succinate--CoA ligase subunit alpha, with amino-acid sequence MSILVNKDTKVLVQGLTGKTGTFHTEQALAYYGTQMVGGIHPKKGGETWTGSKGESLPIFATVAEAKERTGADASVIYVPPAGAADAIIEAIEAEIPFITCITEGIPVMDMVRVKARLDRSKSRLLGPNCPGILTPEECKIGIMPGSIFRKGSVGIVSRSGTLTYEAVFQTSNEGLGQTTAVGIGGDPVKGTEFIDVLEMFLADDATTSIIMIGEIGGSAEEDAAQFLIDEARQGRKKPMAGFIAGRTAPKGRTMGHAGAVVSGGKGDAESKISAMEAAGIKVSPSPARLGKTLVEVLKG; translated from the coding sequence ATGTCTATTCTCGTCAATAAAGACACAAAGGTCCTGGTTCAGGGCCTGACCGGCAAGACCGGCACTTTCCACACCGAGCAGGCGCTTGCCTATTACGGCACGCAGATGGTCGGCGGTATCCACCCCAAGAAGGGTGGCGAAACCTGGACGGGTTCGAAGGGCGAAAGCCTGCCGATCTTTGCAACGGTTGCCGAAGCCAAGGAACGCACCGGCGCCGACGCGTCCGTGATCTACGTTCCGCCGGCGGGTGCCGCAGACGCGATCATCGAGGCGATCGAAGCCGAGATCCCGTTCATCACCTGCATCACCGAAGGCATTCCGGTCATGGACATGGTTCGCGTCAAGGCCCGCCTCGACCGTTCCAAGTCGCGCCTGCTCGGCCCCAACTGCCCGGGCATCCTGACGCCGGAAGAATGCAAGATCGGCATCATGCCGGGCTCGATCTTCCGCAAGGGTTCGGTCGGTATCGTCTCGCGCTCCGGCACGCTGACCTATGAGGCCGTGTTCCAGACCTCGAACGAAGGCCTTGGCCAGACGACCGCTGTCGGCATCGGCGGCGACCCGGTCAAGGGCACGGAATTCATCGACGTGCTGGAAATGTTCCTCGCCGACGACGCCACGACCTCGATCATCATGATCGGCGAAATCGGCGGCTCGGCTGAAGAAGATGCGGCACAGTTCCTGATCGACGAAGCGAGACAAGGCCGCAAGAAGCCGATGGCAGGTTTCATCGCCGGCCGGACGGCGCCGAAGGGCCGGACCATGGGCCATGCCGGTGCTGTCGTTTCCGGCGGCAAGGGCGATGCGGAATCGAAGATTTCGGCCATGGAAGCGGCTGGCATCAAGGTCTCGCCTTCCCCGGCGCGCCTGGGCAAGACGCTGGTCGAAGTCCTCAAGGGCTGA